CCATGTTTCTAGCATCAAGAGAAGCAGAACAAACAAACAAACACTGTTAGGTTTGAAAGGTTCCTGCGTATCTCTCTGCCTTTTAATTAGTTAAAACATTACATTAAAAGACGATTTAATTAGTTTAAACATTACATAAAAAGACTAATCGTTTCAGTTTTTTTTTGGTGTCTCGTTTCAGCTTTTTCGGTTTGGCAGAGTTCTTCCTTCCGGATAATGTGTCCTCTAATCCAAAATCTGAGACAGTTAAGTTTCTTAATCGTTCCTTAAACTGAAAAAAAGTATAACTAACTATACAAACTGAATCCACAAAATAAACATGTAAAGAAAGAAGACTGTTTCTAATAAAAAAAAAAATATATATATATATATATATATATCTCAGACTCCTTTCAGTGTTTCAGTTCCATCTCTTGGAGTTCTTGCTGGCCTTTGACTTCTGTTTCGCCTGTTGAAACGCCTGCATCTTCTGCTTCTTCCTCGCTTCTTTCTCTGCTTTTGACATCTTTGACTTCGCCTTCACTTTCGGTGCTTTCTCTTCTAGCTCTGCTTCTCTCTCCACCGCCTTTGCTCTAGCTTCCAGGTTCTTCTCCAAGTAATACTGCCCCAACATAGAGAATATCCACACATTCAATAAGACAACATTCAAACAAAAGTAAGAGATGTGGGACTCTTACATTGTAGTCTCCTGCGTAATCTTCCAAACAACCATCTTCAACTTCTATGACTCTGTTAACAATCTGTTTGATGAAGTACCGGTCGTGTGAGACTGCAATCACTGTGCCTTGGTACTCGTTTATCGCTTCCTCAAGCATCTCTTTAGAAGGAATGTCCAAGTGATTGGTCGGTTCGTCCAAAACAAGCACATTCGAAGGCGTCACCATGAATTTGCAGAAAGCAAGACGCGCTTTCTCGCCACCGCTCAAAAGAGAGACTTTCCGATCAAGCATGTCTGCTTTGAAGTTGCAACGTCCTAGAAGACCTTTTACATCATCACTTCTCCAGTCTTCCGCAGCTTCACAGACCGTTTCAAGAACTGTCTTATCCAAATCAAGAACCTCAGCCTAACCAAAAAAAAAAAACCAAAACAATGTCAAGAAAGAAACTAACAAACAACCCTTATCTTTATTTGTTCAAGTGAAAACAAACCTGGTTCTGTTCAAAGTAGTTTGGTAGTACATTGTGCTCTCCGAGGAAAACTTCACCTTTCATTGGCTTCTCTAAACCCATTATAAGCTTCAGCAACGTGCTTTTGCCACACCCGTTGGGGCCAATGATAGCAATCTTCTCTCCTCTCTCTATCGCTAGATTCGCCTTCTTGAACAGCATCTTATCCTCAAAACCAAAATCAACGTTCTTAACCGTGACTACAGATCTCCCACTAGTCCCACGCTCAGGAAACCTGATCTTCATCTGCTTCCTCTGGAAAGGCTTCTCTATAAGCTCCTGCTCTTGCAGCTTCTCTAGTTTCTATTACAAAAACAAAAAGGGGAAACATAAGCTCAAACTTGCTAATCACAGCAATGATCAGCTTTGCTTGCTTGCTAACCTTTTCTGCAGTGGAAGCACGGCCAGAGTTAGCACCAGCACCGAGCCTAGCGATTAAGTCCTTAGTTGATTCGATCTCTTTCTGCTGCTTCTCCCAAGCTGCGTTCTGAGTTTCGATCCACTCTGCTTTGGAGATGACGTACTGCGAGTAGTTGCCTTCGAATGTCCTGGAGACACCCATCTCGGTTTCGACGATTTTGGTGCAGAGCTGATCGAGGAAGGCTCTGTCGTGTGAGATGATGACCATGGGAACCTCTTGCTTTTGCAAATAGCCTTCAAGCCATTCAATAGTGTCGAGATCCAAATGGTTTGTAGGTTCATCGAGTAGCAGCAAATCTGGATCCTACTCATAGAAACACACACAGTACACATTAGTTTCTAGTTGGGAGTTTGAATTCAATCATTCATTTCATACATGAATATTTAATCCGGATTTTTATCTGAAAAAATCTGATATTTAATCCGATTAATCTGAATTTTCTGATTTTAAAACCAAATTAACCGAAAAACCGGAACCGAAAACAAATCTCGGATATTATCCGGTTCCCAAGTTTGTAACCAAAATAACCAAACTGAAACCGAATTTCATAAATATTCGAATGAATTTTATACCGAAGAAAACAAAACCAAAATAGACCGAACCGATACCCAAAATGCACATTAGCTTCCAGTTGGGAGTTTGAATTCAATCAAATCATAAAATAGACCGAACCGACACCCAAAATGCACATTAGCTTCCAGTTGGGAGTTTGAATTCAATCAATCTTTCATACCAGAATATTTACGCCAATTTTTTTTCCGAAAACCCAAAAGAATCTGACATTTAATTCTAAAAATCCAAATTTTCTGATTTTTAAACCGAAAACCGGAACCAGAAACCAAATTCCGGATATTAACCGGTTCCCAACTTTGTTACAACCAAACCGAAAACCGAAATAACTGAACCGAATTTCCTAAAATTCGAAGGGATCCTATATCTCTAGAACCAAACAAACCAAAACCGAACCAATACCCAAAATGCCTCAGGCCTACACACAATCAACCTAAGCTTCTAAACGGAAACCTATCAGCTTGTGATTATCATATCATGTCCATATACCTGAAGCAGAATCTTCCCAAGCGACATCCTCATCTGCCACCCACCACTAAACGAAGCCACAAGCCTATCAGCATCCTCGGCCGCAAACCCCAACTCCGGCATCAGCTTACTAATCTTCGCATCAACACTATCCAAACTCACCGCCTGAGCCCTCCTCTGCAGCAGATCAAACTCATCCAGCAACCTCCCCATGAGCTCCAGATCATCAACCGAACCTTCGATCGCCTTCTGAACTCTCTCGAGCTTATCAGCAACCTCCATCTCTTCTTTGAAAGCGCTCATGAACTCCTCCTTAACCGTCCTGCTCATCGACACCTCGAACTCCTGGCTCAAGAAGGCCACTTTCATGTTGGGCCGGGCCTTGATCACGTGGCCCGAGTCTGGCTCTTCTTGGCCCGTTATGATTCGGAGCTGCGTTGTCTTTCCTGCTCCGTTGACGCCGACTAAGCCTACTTTCTCGCCGCGTTTGACCTCCCAGGAGACGTCTTTGAGGACCGTGACGCCTTTGTAGGTTTTGGTTATGTTCTCGAGCTTCACGCCGGAGGAGACGCCGGAGGAGGAGGAGTTCTTTCGTTTGCGGTCGGAGTCTTGTTGGGTCGTTGGGGTGGAGAAGAGTGATTCGACGTCGTTTTGTTGCTCTTTTACGGGGGTGATTGTGGAGACTTGGGATGATCTGATTGTGGTGGTGTCCCGTCTAGGGATTGGAAAGGAGGAGACTTTGATGAAGTTTGATGCGATTGGAGATGGGCGGAGGCCGCCGGTGAAGAAAGTGGAGCGGAGGTTGATGGTGTGGAGGTTTGTGGATAAACCCATGATTGAAAGTTTGGGTTTTTTCGAGAATCCCTCGCTCTACCGGGGAAGATGAAGCAGAGGAAGAAACTCTCTGGGCGAGCGAGAGAGAGAGTGTGGTTTGATAAGAGGTTTGGTTTCTTCTATCTAAATGGTTCTGTGTGACCCAAGAGATAATTATTTTATTGTATTCGTTTAATTATTTTTATTTTATTTTGTGTGGTTTGTTTTTGGTTTGCGTATTTTCTTTCGCTCCTTTTTCTCTCCATATATTCCAAATATAAAAACAATAGAAGATAAAAAAAAAACTATAATGAATTTTTTTCATCTATCTAAAACTATCTCCAATATTTCATTCTATTTTTCACTCGATAAAATAACTCTATTTGATTTTGATAGTACTCTATTTTATAGTAAAATAAAATAAAGACATAAAATGAATTACTCGACATCGAAATGAATTACTCTATAAATATAGTGAACCTATATTCTATTCAATTATAGAATATAAAGTAGAATTGGTTTGAATTAGATCAAACGAATAGAGTTATTTGTTAGGTCAGTAATACAAAAGTCACAACAACAACAAAGAAATAAGAAGAAAATATTATTGTTTGTGGTTGTGAGAGAAGATGGTTGAAGATAACACTGCGTATTGCGTAATCCGGTGGAGTTACCTCTTTGTGGTTCACATCACTCCTTTGAACAATTCACACTTCTCATGATCTGCCACTTGTCCAACTACAGCACCAAACAACGTAAGCTGCTCTGTGGATGCCATTAAGCCACCAATGTTACTTGTCTACAAAGGGTATTAGTATTACTATATAATTTCCAGAACGTTAGAAAATTTGAATAATTTTA
This genomic interval from Brassica oleracea var. oleracea cultivar TO1000 chromosome C2, BOL, whole genome shotgun sequence contains the following:
- the LOC106327153 gene encoding ABC transporter F family member 5; translation: MGLSTNLHTINLRSTFFTGGLRPSPIASNFIKVSSFPIPRRDTTTIRSSQVSTITPVKEQQNDVESLFSTPTTQQDSDRKRKNSSSSGVSSGVKLENITKTYKGVTVLKDVSWEVKRGEKVGLVGVNGAGKTTQLRIITGQEEPDSGHVIKARPNMKVAFLSQEFEVSMSRTVKEEFMSAFKEEMEVADKLERVQKAIEGSVDDLELMGRLLDEFDLLQRRAQAVSLDSVDAKISKLMPELGFAAEDADRLVASFSGGWQMRMSLGKILLQDPDLLLLDEPTNHLDLDTIEWLEGYLQKQEVPMVIISHDRAFLDQLCTKIVETEMGVSRTFEGNYSQYVISKAEWIETQNAAWEKQQKEIESTKDLIARLGAGANSGRASTAEKKLEKLQEQELIEKPFQRKQMKIRFPERGTSGRSVVTVKNVDFGFEDKMLFKKANLAIERGEKIAIIGPNGCGKSTLLKLIMGLEKPMKGEVFLGEHNVLPNYFEQNQAEVLDLDKTVLETVCEAAEDWRSDDVKGLLGRCNFKADMLDRKVSLLSGGEKARLAFCKFMVTPSNVLVLDEPTNHLDIPSKEMLEEAINEYQGTVIAVSHDRYFIKQIVNRVIEVEDGCLEDYAGDYNYYLEKNLEARAKAVEREAELEEKAPKVKAKSKMSKAEKEARKKQKMQAFQQAKQKSKASKNSKRWN